The following are encoded together in the Rhodopirellula bahusiensis genome:
- a CDS encoding RNA polymerase sigma factor, translating to MQEEDAKSLFIDWLERHKASVVQVARAYTLGSEESQDLAQEILLQAWHSLPRFQGQASPATWFYRVALHTAMNWRRKDQRRRTCQQPLLEVQTIPSESIDSSQHAEQRETLEQLYKAIHQLPKSDVALVLLYLDELSYREMAGVLGISESNVGVRLGRAKKALAELLNVEVAEAQHHES from the coding sequence GTGCAAGAAGAGGATGCCAAATCGCTATTCATTGATTGGCTGGAGAGGCACAAAGCTTCGGTCGTTCAGGTAGCGCGTGCTTACACGCTTGGCAGTGAAGAAAGCCAGGATCTCGCTCAAGAAATCTTGCTTCAGGCATGGCATTCGTTGCCTCGTTTTCAGGGGCAAGCCAGTCCGGCAACATGGTTTTATCGCGTCGCACTGCATACTGCGATGAATTGGCGACGCAAGGATCAACGTCGAAGGACGTGTCAGCAACCATTGCTCGAAGTGCAAACCATTCCATCCGAATCAATCGATTCCAGCCAACACGCTGAGCAGCGTGAAACGCTGGAGCAACTGTACAAGGCCATTCATCAGTTGCCGAAATCCGATGTCGCGTTGGTGCTGCTGTACTTGGACGAATTGTCCTACCGCGAAATGGCCGGCGTGCTGGGGATATCTGAGAGCAATGTCGGAGTGAGACTCGGTCGTGCAAAGAAAGCACTCGCCGAATTGCTGAACGTCGAAGTCGCGGAGGCCCAGCACCATGAATCTTGA
- a CDS encoding 3-keto-disaccharide hydrolase: MLRPHLLLRSAVLTLVSALAIQSIATAEDAPKSTTADETGFVSLFDGESLEGWKKSTENPDSWKVVDGMLVCEGKRCHLFYTGELAPLKNFHFKADVKLMPGSNAGIYFHTKYQESGWPKYGYECQVNVSHKDPKKTSSLYGVENVDAATLAANGIRDNEWYTQEIIVRGKHIELKVNGKTLVNFTEPSDQNAFSESFERRLGEGTFALQAHDPDSKAYFKNLRVKPLDE, encoded by the coding sequence ATGTTACGTCCCCACCTGTTGCTTCGATCTGCCGTCCTCACTCTCGTTTCCGCCCTCGCTATCCAGTCGATTGCAACGGCGGAAGATGCTCCAAAGAGCACGACGGCAGACGAAACGGGCTTCGTTTCTCTGTTTGACGGCGAATCACTCGAAGGCTGGAAAAAATCCACCGAAAACCCGGACAGCTGGAAAGTTGTCGACGGGATGCTCGTTTGCGAAGGCAAGCGATGCCACTTGTTCTACACCGGAGAATTGGCTCCGCTGAAGAACTTCCATTTCAAAGCCGACGTGAAATTGATGCCCGGCAGCAACGCTGGGATCTACTTTCATACGAAGTATCAAGAATCAGGCTGGCCAAAGTACGGCTACGAATGCCAAGTCAACGTCAGCCACAAAGACCCCAAGAAGACCAGTTCGCTTTACGGGGTTGAGAACGTCGACGCCGCAACATTGGCGGCCAACGGAATTCGCGACAACGAATGGTACACGCAAGAGATCATCGTTCGCGGAAAACACATCGAACTGAAAGTCAACGGAAAAACACTGGTGAATTTCACCGAACCGAGCGACCAGAACGCTTTTTCAGAAAGCTTCGAACGCCGGTTGGGCGAAGGCACGTTTGCCTTGCAAGCCCACGACCCAGATAGCAAAGCCTACTTCAAGAACCTGCGAGTCAAACCACTCGATGAGTAA
- a CDS encoding NYN domain-containing protein, producing MFPLLLIDGYNVIGPVAPPSRGASTNWLHDERQLLLNRLSEHLTDIIRTRTCVVFDARNPPHGVSDRMSFADMDVRFAVGYPEADDLIEELIFQHPNPKSLTVVSSDHRLHAAAKRKKALPIDSDVWLDALLDGQIQMAKLPKANSKRKRPKQSDSPSGESSDEAASSGPTLDAMLDTDEIQKWLDQYGSD from the coding sequence ATGTTCCCACTGCTGCTCATCGATGGATACAACGTGATCGGGCCGGTGGCTCCACCTTCGCGTGGTGCATCCACGAATTGGTTGCACGACGAACGTCAGTTGCTACTCAACCGATTGTCGGAACATCTGACCGACATCATTCGCACTCGCACGTGCGTGGTCTTTGACGCTCGCAATCCGCCACATGGCGTGAGCGATCGAATGTCGTTCGCCGACATGGATGTTCGTTTCGCGGTCGGCTACCCAGAAGCGGACGACTTGATCGAAGAACTGATCTTCCAACATCCAAATCCAAAGTCATTGACGGTGGTGTCCTCCGATCATCGTCTGCATGCCGCCGCCAAACGCAAGAAAGCGTTGCCAATTGATTCCGATGTTTGGTTGGACGCGTTATTGGATGGGCAAATCCAAATGGCCAAGCTTCCGAAAGCGAATTCCAAACGAAAACGTCCCAAGCAGTCCGACAGCCCATCTGGTGAATCATCCGACGAAGCGGCCTCGAGCGGTCCAACCCTGGACGCGATGCTGGACACCGACGAAATCCAGAAGTGGCTCGATCAGTACGGTTCGGACTGA
- the purD gene encoding phosphoribosylamine--glycine ligase: MSKYNVLIVGTGGREHALAWKVKQSQHVQNVFVAPGNAGTGVDATNVDIDPADHDAVIQFAKENNVGLVIVGPEAPLVAGLVDALTDAGLRAFGPSKAASELEGSKVFCKNLLRSADIPTADYRTFRNADDASRYIKDRFSEPTDPVNVVVKADGLAAGKGVVVCDTRSEALEAIDRIAARKEFGAAGKELIIEERLTGPEVSVLAITDGETIVTLPPAQDHKPANDGDTGPNTGGMGAYCPAPVLDEETLAKVESSILVPVVHAMKRSRRPFKGVLYAGLMLTPAGPKVLEFNVRFGDPECQPLLMRLKTDLVEVMQAVVDGKLEETGPLEFDPRPAICVVMASEGYPADYEKGHAITGIETADQMEDVKVFHAGTQRVDGEVVNTGGRVLGVTAMGDSISAAKLQAYKAVRKIRWQGAWCRKDISDKALVTAAKA; encoded by the coding sequence ATGAGTAAATACAACGTGCTGATTGTCGGCACCGGTGGACGTGAACATGCCTTGGCATGGAAAGTCAAACAGAGCCAACACGTACAAAATGTTTTCGTTGCCCCCGGCAACGCTGGGACCGGCGTCGATGCGACGAATGTCGACATCGATCCGGCCGATCACGATGCCGTGATCCAATTCGCGAAAGAGAACAACGTCGGATTGGTCATCGTTGGCCCCGAGGCTCCCTTGGTCGCTGGATTGGTCGATGCGTTGACCGATGCCGGCCTGCGAGCGTTCGGCCCCAGCAAAGCCGCGTCGGAACTGGAAGGCAGCAAGGTCTTTTGCAAGAACCTGCTTCGATCCGCGGACATTCCGACGGCAGACTATCGAACGTTCCGAAACGCCGATGATGCATCACGCTACATCAAAGATCGATTCAGTGAACCAACCGATCCGGTCAATGTCGTTGTCAAAGCCGATGGTTTGGCCGCTGGCAAAGGCGTCGTCGTTTGCGACACTCGCAGCGAAGCCTTGGAAGCGATCGATCGCATTGCGGCTCGCAAAGAGTTCGGTGCCGCTGGCAAAGAGTTGATCATTGAAGAACGCTTGACCGGCCCCGAAGTCAGCGTTCTGGCGATTACCGATGGCGAAACCATCGTGACATTGCCGCCCGCACAAGATCACAAACCCGCCAACGATGGCGACACCGGTCCAAACACCGGCGGCATGGGAGCCTACTGCCCCGCCCCTGTGCTGGATGAAGAAACGCTCGCCAAAGTGGAATCAAGCATCCTGGTCCCCGTCGTTCATGCGATGAAACGGTCGCGCCGTCCATTCAAAGGTGTGCTGTACGCGGGTTTGATGCTGACCCCCGCCGGCCCCAAGGTTTTGGAATTCAACGTTCGCTTCGGCGACCCTGAATGCCAACCGCTGCTGATGCGTTTGAAGACCGACCTCGTGGAAGTCATGCAGGCCGTTGTCGATGGCAAGCTCGAAGAAACCGGTCCACTCGAATTCGACCCGCGACCTGCGATCTGCGTTGTCATGGCCAGCGAAGGCTACCCAGCCGACTACGAAAAAGGCCACGCGATCACGGGGATCGAAACCGCCGACCAAATGGAAGACGTCAAAGTTTTCCACGCGGGGACGCAACGAGTCGATGGCGAAGTCGTCAACACCGGCGGCCGCGTCCTCGGTGTGACGGCGATGGGCGATTCCATCAGCGCCGCGAAACTGCAGGCCTACAAAGCCGTTCGAAAAATTCGCTGGCAGGGTGCCTGGTGCCGCAAAGACATCAGCGACAAAGCACTCGTCACTGCGGCCAAGGCCTAA
- a CDS encoding peptidylprolyl isomerase: MASPTVHAQVPTRAEVDAAKAVPLPSDPATVMAVVGQGRILLGELSPKVDSRISQVLAQTNEKVPDDQLHFVRLKMTRGLLAQTIQTRMLREAFLLDQVGTAAADKRREAEATMSAKARQMFYETELPSLKKKAGVDSNGELDDMLRKEGSSLALRQREFMDQMLGHLYIRGKVNKDPSVPLAEIVEYYQTHRSDYEHKARARWEQLTVMFSNHPDRQAAMKVISDMGREALYGGSMQAVAKAKSEEPFASSGGLHNWTNQGSLASTVLDQKIFTLPTGKMSEIIEDKDAFHIIRVLEREDAGVSPVGELQDDISEVLRQKKILADQENVMKEVRSRVPVWSLYPEDFPGAKPLMQVSARPALQR; the protein is encoded by the coding sequence ATGGCATCGCCGACGGTGCATGCGCAGGTACCGACGCGAGCCGAAGTGGACGCTGCGAAAGCGGTGCCTTTGCCATCGGATCCGGCAACGGTGATGGCGGTTGTCGGCCAAGGCCGCATCCTGCTCGGGGAACTCAGTCCCAAGGTCGATTCGCGAATTTCGCAAGTCCTCGCTCAAACCAACGAAAAAGTCCCGGACGACCAATTGCACTTTGTGCGTTTGAAGATGACTCGTGGACTGTTGGCTCAAACCATTCAAACACGCATGCTTCGCGAAGCATTTTTGCTGGATCAAGTTGGCACCGCAGCCGCCGACAAACGTCGCGAAGCCGAAGCGACGATGTCCGCCAAAGCACGCCAGATGTTTTACGAAACAGAACTTCCCAGCCTGAAGAAGAAGGCGGGGGTGGACTCCAACGGCGAACTCGATGACATGCTTCGAAAAGAAGGTTCGTCGCTTGCACTTCGCCAACGCGAATTCATGGATCAAATGCTGGGCCACTTGTACATTCGTGGCAAAGTCAACAAAGACCCTTCCGTACCGCTCGCGGAGATTGTCGAGTACTACCAAACGCATCGCTCGGATTACGAGCACAAAGCGCGTGCTCGTTGGGAACAATTGACGGTCATGTTCAGCAATCATCCTGATCGACAAGCCGCGATGAAGGTGATTTCAGACATGGGCCGCGAAGCGTTGTACGGCGGTAGCATGCAAGCCGTCGCAAAAGCAAAAAGCGAGGAACCATTTGCCAGCTCAGGTGGTTTGCACAATTGGACAAACCAAGGTTCTCTGGCCTCGACGGTGCTCGATCAAAAGATCTTCACCTTGCCCACCGGCAAGATGAGCGAAATCATCGAAGACAAGGACGCGTTTCACATCATTCGCGTTTTAGAACGAGAAGACGCAGGAGTTTCGCCAGTGGGTGAACTTCAGGACGATATCTCTGAGGTCCTTCGCCAGAAGAAGATCCTGGCGGACCAAGAAAACGTGATGAAAGAAGTTCGGAGCCGAGTGCCAGTTTGGTCGCTCTATCCCGAAGACTTCCCCGGTGCAAAACCGCTGATGCAGGTGTCCGCTCGGCCGGCACTGCAAAGGTAG
- a CDS encoding undecaprenyl-phosphate glucose phosphotransferase: MPSTHSDAPPASSKSADSPQSVSILGSRHWYDFVQPCLDSASILASLVMVKFAARGHVDDASFAMGLIAVIVFFLSSQLTGLQRGDRRACTDSEIIRVLATWTMTILVLGVIAFATRYGQYFARSVILSWCVLCPAMIGLSRMCLRIVQFGLLRRGVGVRRVAIAGCNTLGHQTHSNIESDSSLGLQFAGFYDDRNLTRDAQANDDASDEGDSGELNSTTTEPATNLQGDLNDLIAAARSGEVETVLVTLPMRAEKRIRYLLDELSDSTASVYIVPDFFVFELLHARWTQVGGLPAVSVTESPMFGIDGVAKRAADLIIATAGLLAISVPMLAIASAVKLTSPGPVFFRQRRYGLDGQEIRVWKFRSMTTCDDGAVVKQATANDARITPLGAILRKTSLDELPQLFNVIEGSMSLVGPRPHASAHNEQYRGLIRGYMMRHKVKPGITGLAQVNGCRGETETVDKMEQRIHFDHQYIRSWSLSLDIRILFRTLLVVWKQPEAY, from the coding sequence ATGCCGTCAACTCACTCGGACGCTCCGCCTGCATCGTCGAAGTCCGCCGATTCACCTCAATCGGTGTCCATCCTGGGCAGCCGGCACTGGTATGACTTTGTCCAACCGTGCCTGGATTCGGCATCGATTTTGGCATCTTTGGTGATGGTCAAATTCGCTGCGAGAGGTCATGTCGATGATGCATCGTTCGCAATGGGTTTGATCGCGGTCATCGTGTTCTTTCTCAGCAGCCAACTGACGGGACTGCAGCGGGGCGACCGCCGCGCCTGCACCGACAGCGAAATCATTCGAGTGCTGGCAACATGGACGATGACGATCCTGGTTCTAGGAGTCATCGCGTTCGCCACTCGCTACGGCCAATACTTTGCCCGATCCGTGATTCTTTCTTGGTGCGTGCTTTGTCCCGCCATGATCGGACTTTCACGAATGTGTTTGCGAATCGTGCAATTCGGATTGCTTCGTCGCGGCGTCGGTGTTCGCCGCGTCGCGATCGCGGGCTGCAACACGCTGGGTCACCAAACGCATTCCAACATCGAGTCAGACTCATCACTCGGTTTGCAATTCGCGGGTTTCTACGACGATCGCAATCTGACCCGCGATGCACAGGCAAACGATGATGCATCCGACGAAGGTGACTCGGGCGAACTGAATTCAACCACAACAGAGCCCGCGACTAATCTTCAAGGCGACTTGAATGACCTGATCGCGGCGGCACGTTCGGGCGAAGTCGAAACGGTGCTGGTGACGCTTCCGATGCGAGCCGAAAAACGAATCCGATATTTGCTGGACGAACTGAGCGACTCGACGGCGTCGGTGTACATCGTCCCCGATTTCTTTGTGTTTGAGTTGCTTCACGCTCGCTGGACACAAGTCGGCGGATTGCCTGCCGTCAGTGTCACTGAATCACCCATGTTTGGCATCGATGGCGTCGCGAAACGAGCGGCGGATCTGATCATCGCGACCGCAGGATTGCTCGCGATCTCTGTTCCGATGCTGGCCATCGCCTCGGCAGTCAAGCTGACCTCACCCGGTCCAGTCTTCTTCCGACAACGTCGTTACGGGTTGGACGGACAAGAGATTCGGGTTTGGAAGTTTCGGTCCATGACGACTTGCGACGATGGTGCCGTTGTCAAACAAGCCACCGCCAACGACGCTCGAATCACCCCTCTGGGAGCGATCCTTCGGAAAACCAGCCTGGACGAACTGCCACAACTTTTCAACGTGATTGAGGGGTCGATGTCGTTAGTCGGACCGCGACCTCACGCCTCCGCCCACAACGAACAATATCGCGGTTTGATCCGTGGATATATGATGCGGCACAAGGTCAAACCGGGAATCACCGGACTGGCCCAGGTCAACGGCTGTCGCGGCGAGACGGAAACGGTCGACAAAATGGAACAGCGAATCCATTTCGATCACCAATACATTCGTTCTTGGTCCCTCTCGCTCGACATTCGAATTTTGTTCCGAACACTGCTCGTCGTTTGGAAACAACCCGAAGCGTACTGA
- a CDS encoding prolyl oligopeptidase family serine peptidase: MADLTEMALVLTRGLVAFGCLAIASAAPVLADGPADNQAENVRPIPPAGIEVDAEAVDALQAKAAVVRKRWQQLVDAAKTDKQGSTALARLIDLEPEVLVFPRAVEMTIEQSIFYSPKALSDADRLLEIANERIDRIAAGASWAEVVGLETSNEKQLIAGGYRSKIDDSFQPYGVVVPANVNVVNTLPIRMDVWLHGRGEKVSELAFLNKHSNRPDRYRTGNEPMPQSAIVAHPYGRYSNAFKFAGEVDVLELIDYLQRRVAIDDQRIAIRGFSMGGAGCWQFATHYADRFFAATPGAGFSETQLFLKVFQGEDAAGTAPSHQKTLWQLYDCPPWAANLRNLPTIAYSGEIDRQKQAADVMESELEKHGIDLVHLIGPQTAHKIHPDAKQEIARRLNLIEQQIQPGVPRNVHLTTMTLRYSKMHWIEVTGMQQHWSPATVDAAVIRHPADSSEQIEIECENATRLRLNFDAGQWPGKPNGRVGVMINGNHVTDASNDPMVGSDRSFAAEFMYDGEWKIATEDSTSLRKRPGLQGPIDDAFMDRFVFVMPSGTSTDPIVEKWIQEESKHAMDHWRLHFRGDIRVIQDTEVDAAMMANQNVILFGDATSNQVIAKLLSKLPLNWTQEQIRIGNNEVDGAGHVPVMIYPNPESPNHYVVINSGFTFREYDYLNNARQTPKLPDWAILNVSEGSTFRDPGKVIAAGFFDEAWQPE; the protein is encoded by the coding sequence TTGGCGGATTTGACTGAAATGGCTCTGGTGTTGACTCGTGGACTGGTTGCCTTCGGATGTCTCGCAATCGCATCGGCGGCCCCGGTGCTGGCTGATGGACCGGCTGACAACCAAGCCGAAAACGTTCGTCCGATTCCGCCGGCAGGAATCGAAGTCGACGCGGAAGCCGTGGATGCTCTGCAAGCTAAAGCCGCCGTGGTTCGGAAACGCTGGCAGCAATTGGTCGACGCCGCGAAAACGGACAAACAAGGATCAACGGCACTGGCTCGATTGATCGATCTCGAACCCGAAGTCCTGGTGTTCCCTCGTGCGGTGGAGATGACGATCGAGCAATCCATTTTTTACTCGCCCAAAGCATTGTCGGACGCCGATCGATTGTTGGAAATTGCCAACGAACGAATCGACCGGATCGCCGCCGGTGCCTCCTGGGCCGAGGTGGTGGGACTGGAAACGAGCAACGAAAAGCAACTGATTGCAGGTGGCTATCGATCCAAGATCGACGATTCGTTTCAACCCTACGGTGTGGTCGTTCCAGCAAACGTGAACGTCGTGAACACGTTGCCGATCCGAATGGATGTCTGGCTGCACGGCCGAGGCGAAAAGGTTTCTGAGTTGGCGTTTCTGAACAAACACAGCAACCGGCCAGACCGATACCGAACGGGCAACGAACCGATGCCCCAATCCGCCATCGTCGCCCATCCATACGGCCGCTATAGCAACGCGTTTAAGTTCGCCGGAGAAGTCGATGTTCTGGAATTGATCGACTACCTTCAGCGCCGCGTTGCCATCGATGATCAACGCATTGCCATTCGCGGGTTTTCGATGGGTGGCGCGGGATGCTGGCAATTCGCGACGCACTATGCCGATCGATTCTTTGCTGCCACGCCCGGCGCAGGATTCTCCGAAACGCAGCTGTTCTTGAAAGTGTTCCAAGGCGAAGACGCCGCCGGGACCGCTCCCTCCCACCAAAAAACATTGTGGCAACTTTACGATTGCCCACCGTGGGCGGCCAATCTGCGAAACCTGCCGACGATCGCCTACAGCGGCGAAATCGATCGACAAAAGCAGGCCGCTGATGTCATGGAATCAGAACTGGAGAAACACGGCATCGACTTGGTGCACTTGATCGGTCCTCAAACCGCTCACAAGATCCATCCCGATGCTAAGCAAGAAATCGCACGTCGGTTGAATTTGATCGAACAACAGATTCAGCCCGGCGTTCCCCGCAACGTCCACCTGACAACCATGACGTTGCGGTATTCGAAGATGCACTGGATCGAAGTCACTGGCATGCAACAACACTGGTCACCGGCCACCGTTGATGCAGCGGTGATACGACATCCCGCTGACTCAAGCGAACAGATTGAGATCGAGTGCGAAAACGCGACTCGACTGCGACTGAACTTCGACGCAGGCCAGTGGCCTGGAAAACCCAACGGACGCGTGGGCGTGATGATCAACGGCAACCACGTCACCGACGCTAGCAACGACCCCATGGTGGGATCCGATCGTTCTTTCGCCGCCGAATTCATGTACGACGGAGAATGGAAAATCGCCACCGAAGACTCCACTTCGCTTCGCAAGCGGCCTGGGCTTCAAGGGCCGATCGACGATGCCTTCATGGACCGATTTGTCTTCGTGATGCCATCGGGAACCTCCACCGATCCGATCGTCGAAAAGTGGATTCAAGAGGAATCGAAACACGCCATGGATCATTGGCGATTGCACTTCCGAGGTGACATTCGTGTGATCCAAGACACGGAAGTCGATGCGGCCATGATGGCGAATCAAAACGTGATTTTGTTTGGCGATGCCACCAGCAATCAAGTGATTGCAAAGCTGCTATCCAAACTGCCACTGAACTGGACCCAGGAACAAATCCGCATTGGAAACAATGAGGTCGACGGGGCAGGGCACGTGCCAGTGATGATCTACCCCAACCCAGAAAGCCCGAATCACTACGTCGTGATCAACAGCGGATTCACGTTTCGCGAATACGACTATTTGAACAACGCACGCCAGACCCCCAAGCTACCCGACTGGGCGATCTTGAATGTCAGCGAAGGCTCGACCTTCCGCGACCCAGGCAAGGTCATCGCGGCGGGCTTCTTCGATGAAGCATGGCAACCGGAGTGA
- the nadC gene encoding carboxylating nicotinate-nucleotide diphosphorylase: MDYRPVQLDDALENDLRQLVRLSIAEDLDIAVDWTTVAMIVPERRGACQIVPRCTGIAAGIALAPWIVDEFDADLEVEVLIEEGAPLVPGEPIVRLTGSARDLLTSERVLLNILSRLCGVATLTGRYVEAIGEHSARLYDTRKTTPGWRRLEKYAVRCGGGHNHRTGLYDGFLIKDNHLALGRSENDPSSKLTAGEAATRAVAMRGASVNHLVAPPMVEIEVDTLEQFEQVAMTGIDIVLLDNFTLDDLRTAVARRDELGVTLDLEASGNVTIDTIGNVAATGVDRISSGALTHQATWLDLGMDWLDGFAT, translated from the coding sequence ATGGATTATCGCCCCGTCCAACTCGACGACGCCCTCGAAAATGACTTGCGTCAATTGGTTCGCCTTTCGATCGCCGAGGATTTGGATATCGCAGTCGACTGGACCACCGTCGCGATGATCGTCCCCGAGCGTCGAGGCGCATGCCAAATCGTTCCACGCTGCACTGGCATCGCCGCGGGAATCGCGTTGGCACCGTGGATCGTCGATGAGTTTGACGCGGATCTGGAGGTGGAGGTCTTGATCGAAGAAGGTGCTCCGTTGGTTCCCGGTGAACCGATCGTGCGTCTGACGGGTTCCGCCAGAGACCTGCTGACCAGCGAACGCGTGTTGCTCAACATCCTTTCGCGTTTGTGCGGGGTCGCGACGCTCACGGGACGTTACGTCGAAGCAATCGGAGAACACTCCGCCAGACTTTATGACACTCGCAAAACGACACCTGGTTGGCGCCGTCTTGAAAAGTACGCGGTCCGGTGTGGTGGCGGGCACAACCATCGAACCGGTCTGTACGATGGGTTTCTGATCAAAGACAACCACCTCGCCCTTGGTCGCAGTGAGAATGATCCGTCGTCCAAACTGACCGCCGGCGAAGCAGCAACGCGAGCCGTGGCGATGCGGGGAGCCAGCGTCAATCATTTGGTCGCTCCACCAATGGTAGAAATCGAAGTCGACACGCTGGAACAGTTTGAACAAGTCGCGATGACTGGCATCGACATCGTCCTGCTGGATAACTTCACACTGGACGACCTTCGCACCGCGGTCGCTCGACGAGATGAGCTGGGTGTGACGCTGGACTTGGAAGCATCCGGCAACGTCACGATTGATACGATCGGCAATGTCGCTGCGACTGGCGTGGACCGAATCAGCAGTGGAGCTTTGACGCATCAAGCGACGTGGTTGGACCTGGGGATGGACTGGCTCGACGGGTTCGCAACCTAG
- a CDS encoding DUF1559 family PulG-like putative transporter, whose amino-acid sequence MIIEFETHEKRFVRRLPIGVRKRGEYGHMVLFETQFRPNQLDGDDKGLSAPHVGLAQFALCDGSVRAITQEIDAEIYNALGSRNGGEVIDSDGF is encoded by the coding sequence ATGATCATCGAGTTTGAAACGCACGAAAAACGGTTCGTTCGGCGTCTCCCAATTGGCGTTCGAAAGCGTGGTGAGTATGGTCACATGGTGCTGTTCGAAACTCAGTTTCGTCCAAACCAACTCGATGGCGATGACAAAGGGCTCTCTGCTCCCCACGTCGGACTCGCTCAATTCGCGTTGTGCGACGGCAGCGTGCGTGCGATCACGCAAGAAATCGATGCGGAAATCTACAACGCCCTCGGCAGCCGCAATGGTGGCGAAGTCATCGACTCCGACGGTTTCTAA
- the coaE gene encoding dephospho-CoA kinase (Dephospho-CoA kinase (CoaE) performs the final step in coenzyme A biosynthesis.) — translation MSEGSINDSQPASSTPIIGIIGPPCSGKSTVARHLESLGGVWLNADEIAKSQLDEPDVIAELKSLLGDSIQLSDGSLSRSRLADLVFGEDENSLARLRQLESVLHPRTRKILEARIADAKSDQQPFVILDVPLLLESGYRDTCDEVWCLQVDPARHEELLRSRGWDTDELERRSSRQWSWERKRSASTRVIPNNGTEDDLHRFVESQLDSVLRSE, via the coding sequence ATGTCCGAAGGGTCAATCAACGACTCGCAACCGGCGTCCTCCACGCCCATCATCGGCATCATCGGTCCGCCTTGCAGCGGCAAATCCACCGTCGCTCGTCACCTGGAATCGCTGGGCGGCGTCTGGCTGAACGCGGACGAGATCGCGAAAAGCCAACTTGATGAACCGGACGTCATCGCCGAACTGAAGTCGCTGCTTGGTGATTCAATTCAATTGTCAGACGGTTCCCTGTCACGCTCGCGATTGGCGGATTTGGTTTTCGGCGAGGATGAAAACTCGCTCGCACGACTTCGACAACTGGAAAGCGTGCTTCATCCGCGAACAAGAAAGATTCTGGAAGCTCGCATCGCGGACGCGAAATCGGATCAGCAACCCTTTGTGATTTTGGATGTTCCGCTCCTTCTGGAAAGCGGCTACCGCGACACCTGTGACGAAGTGTGGTGCCTGCAGGTCGATCCGGCCCGACACGAAGAATTGCTTCGCTCCCGCGGTTGGGACACGGACGAACTCGAACGACGGAGCTCTCGGCAGTGGTCCTGGGAACGCAAGCGTTCCGCCAGCACTCGCGTGATTCCGAACAACGGGACCGAGGATGACCTGCATCGATTCGTCGAATCACAACTGGACTCCGTGCTGCGATCCGAGTGA